The Myxococcales bacterium genome has a segment encoding these proteins:
- the gspE gene encoding type II secretion system ATPase GspE: MRLPRRKVPRPRLSLRPRRATARNDRDPDEDHDVRQRLIGEILVAAGKAKPVQITQALETQETEGGRLGELLVRQKSVEEADVLRALGEQLSLPHWDKIPVEQIDVSLATKLPIGFLRQHKLLPVKVEGGVVQVVMGDPLDVWALDDVRSLLGQDVAPVVVAPMRVVDAINHVYGQNQETGNLGDGEDDMEGEGEELVDILDINDEAPIIRWVNSLLFSAVKQRASDIHIEPGEKEVVVRYRIDGVLHEVRRAAKQFIPSIISRVKIMAGLNIAEKRLPQDGRIRRRIAGKDIDMRVATAPTVRGGERITIRLLDRENVLHDLADIGFGHDHLHTINELINRPHGIILVTGPTGSGKTTTLYACLAKINSPDLNILTVEDPVEYQLDGISQVAVNEKIDLTFSAGLRSFLRHDPDVIMVGEIRDLATAEIAIQASLTGHLVLSTIHTNDAAGGITRLVDLGVQPFLVASSLVALLAQRLVRRLCMDCREPYVPAAEDLQSVGIDPVEFSAGRAKTIRFKGEPAAPPVGHLFRAREGGCTTCLGAGYRGRTAIYELLLLDESVRQMTIKNTDAQNIKKYAQKSLAMRSLRDDGGQKVLAGMTSVAEVLMITAEDAQ, translated from the coding sequence ATGCGCCTTCCGCGCCGGAAGGTCCCCCGCCCGAGGCTGAGCCTCCGCCCCCGGCGGGCGACGGCGCGGAATGACCGAGACCCGGACGAGGATCACGACGTGCGACAACGACTGATAGGCGAGATTCTGGTGGCAGCGGGCAAGGCCAAGCCCGTCCAGATCACCCAGGCACTCGAGACCCAGGAGACCGAAGGGGGGCGCCTGGGTGAGCTGCTCGTGCGTCAAAAATCCGTGGAGGAGGCTGACGTTCTGAGGGCGCTCGGCGAGCAGCTGAGTTTGCCTCACTGGGACAAAATACCCGTCGAGCAGATCGACGTGTCGCTGGCCACCAAGCTCCCGATCGGCTTTCTCCGGCAACACAAGCTGCTTCCGGTAAAGGTGGAGGGCGGCGTGGTGCAAGTGGTGATGGGGGATCCGCTCGACGTGTGGGCGCTCGACGACGTGCGCAGCCTGCTAGGCCAAGACGTGGCTCCCGTGGTGGTGGCGCCGATGCGCGTCGTGGACGCGATCAACCACGTCTACGGTCAAAACCAGGAGACGGGCAACCTGGGCGACGGCGAGGACGACATGGAAGGGGAGGGCGAGGAGCTCGTCGACATCCTCGACATCAACGACGAAGCGCCGATCATTCGCTGGGTCAACTCTTTGCTGTTCAGCGCGGTCAAGCAGCGGGCCAGCGACATTCACATCGAGCCAGGCGAAAAAGAGGTGGTGGTGCGCTACCGCATCGACGGCGTCCTCCACGAGGTGCGCCGGGCGGCCAAGCAGTTCATTCCCTCGATCATCTCCCGTGTGAAGATCATGGCCGGGCTGAACATTGCCGAAAAGCGGCTGCCGCAGGACGGCCGCATCAGGCGCCGCATCGCCGGCAAAGACATCGACATGCGTGTGGCCACGGCGCCCACCGTGCGCGGCGGGGAGCGCATCACGATCCGTCTGCTCGATCGAGAGAACGTGCTGCACGACCTGGCCGACATTGGCTTCGGCCACGACCACCTGCACACGATCAACGAGCTCATCAACCGGCCTCACGGCATCATCCTGGTCACGGGACCCACGGGCTCGGGTAAGACCACCACGCTCTACGCGTGTTTGGCGAAGATCAATTCACCCGACTTGAACATCCTGACGGTGGAAGATCCGGTCGAGTACCAGCTCGATGGCATCAGCCAAGTGGCGGTGAACGAAAAGATCGACCTGACCTTCTCCGCCGGTTTGCGCTCGTTTCTTCGTCACGATCCCGACGTGATCATGGTCGGCGAAATCCGCGACCTGGCGACCGCAGAAATCGCCATCCAGGCGTCCCTGACGGGTCACTTGGTGCTCTCGACCATCCACACCAACGACGCGGCAGGCGGTATCACGCGTCTCGTTGACTTGGGTGTGCAGCCCTTCCTCGTGGCGTCGTCGTTGGTTGCCTTGCTGGCGCAGCGGCTCGTGCGGCGTCTCTGCATGGACTGCCGCGAGCCCTACGTGCCGGCCGCGGAAGATCTGCAGAGTGTGGGCATCGACCCGGTAGAGTTCTCGGCGGGGCGCGCGAAGACCATTCGCTTCAAAGGCGAGCCGGCCGCCCCCCCTGTCGGCCACCTCTTTCGCGCCCGTGAGGGCGGATGCACCACCTGTCTCGGCGCTGGCTACCGGGGCCGGACGGCCATCTACGAGCTGCTGCTTCTCGACGAGTCGGTGCGGCAGATGACAATCAAGAACACCGACGCCCAAAACATCAAGAAATACGCCCAGAAGAGCCTGGCAATGCGCAGCCTACGCGATGACGGGGGGCAAAAGGTCCTGGCGGGCATGACTTCGGTCGCGGAGGTGTTGATGATTACCGCGGAGGACGCGCAGTAG